Proteins from a genomic interval of Treponema brennaborense DSM 12168:
- a CDS encoding AI-2E family transporter: MDNKRTLQTVFMFALFALLFVLILGMLHPFFTVILWTILLYIILNPLHHRCVSRLNAQKKLYEFRRHVLAGVFSVGTLIIIIGPLITIATLLVQQMLSFLHAVEDFINRNPDFLTSSEIGKSVLGFIDRFNLDFIDLNSTDLRTNLIKFIQQYSSRIVSTGATVLSSTGNFLVSVLFVTFALYFCFLDGRYLASLLAQAIPINPQYMSALMKKFAEITRHLFSGYILVALYQGFAAFIIMSIFRVQGSLLFAVILMFASFIPLFGAALVWLPMGIVICATDSLLKGILFLVLCGICVSFLDNFLRPMFLKDRIKVHPLVIFFAILGGLKVFGMNGLLLGPMIIILFFTVLDLLVNSEAAVPTEITDSAE, translated from the coding sequence ATGGATAACAAACGTACCCTCCAAACCGTTTTCATGTTCGCACTTTTTGCGCTGCTGTTCGTACTCATACTCGGAATGCTGCATCCTTTTTTCACCGTTATTCTATGGACCATTTTATTGTACATTATCTTGAATCCGCTGCATCACCGCTGCGTTTCACGCCTCAATGCACAAAAAAAACTGTACGAATTCAGGAGGCACGTACTGGCAGGCGTTTTTTCCGTCGGAACGCTCATCATCATTATCGGACCGCTCATAACGATCGCAACGCTGCTGGTGCAGCAGATGCTGTCGTTTTTGCACGCCGTAGAGGACTTCATCAATCGGAATCCCGATTTTCTCACGTCATCCGAAATCGGCAAATCCGTACTCGGATTTATCGATAGATTCAATTTGGATTTCATCGACTTGAATTCGACCGATCTGCGAACCAATCTGATAAAATTCATACAGCAATACAGTTCGCGTATCGTTTCGACAGGCGCGACGGTGCTGAGCAGCACCGGTAATTTTCTGGTTTCCGTATTGTTCGTCACGTTCGCCCTGTATTTCTGTTTTCTGGACGGCCGCTACCTCGCCTCGCTTTTAGCGCAGGCGATTCCCATCAATCCGCAGTACATGTCCGCGCTTATGAAAAAGTTTGCCGAAATCACCCGGCATTTATTTTCAGGCTATATTTTGGTCGCCTTGTACCAGGGATTCGCCGCGTTCATCATCATGTCGATTTTCAGAGTGCAGGGTTCGCTGCTGTTCGCCGTAATACTGATGTTCGCTTCGTTCATTCCGCTGTTCGGTGCGGCGCTCGTCTGGCTGCCGATGGGAATCGTCATCTGCGCCACGGATTCGCTGCTGAAAGGTATTCTGTTCCTCGTTTTATGCGGTATCTGCGTCAGCTTTTTGGACAATTTCCTGCGGCCGATGTTCCTGAAAGACCGGATTAAAGTGCACCCGCTCGTTATCTTTTTTGCCATTTTGGGCGGATTGAAAGTATTCGGCATGAACGGGCTTTTGCTCGGGCCGATGATAATCATTCTGTTCTTTACCGTTCTCGATCTGCTCGTCAATTCCGAAGCGGCGGTCCCGACCGAAATCACCGACTCTGCGGAGTAA
- a CDS encoding NAD(P)H-hydrate epimerase → MRKIFAKCASLDARCRSEYGLTEDIMMENAAAALEAEVRRFLSAQPNGMQPCGTQPNSTQPCSGQLQSLKTQPCGGQLQSLKTLPCGGQSCGAADVLIVTGSGNNGADGWALARRLTGTCIPAIYPVKEPASAQCIAQAARAEKSGVRVVRTIVPCRVLVECISGSGFSGKPAPETEALLTELNGTNAYRIACDVPCGVDGRGTVNGTAFNADVTVTMGALKTALVSDEAKDHIGSIIVADLGIGRARYENTATDAHTGAGVLPGTSDAAGAQSRDAVPDAPAAPDSAEAPAAPFSVPEPELFLLERGDVRLPLRTGRNTWKNAFGHCAVFSGEKDGASILAASAALAFGAGLATLVQTLKRPVRCPPSIMYGETLPESTTALLAGPGLGAGTESAVTHIAARPELPCVLDADMLRHPALKTLLENRRAGCVVTPHPGELRALLERCGFGEPSAEDIRKHRIELLRAFCARYPNVTLVSKGANTFVADAQRISVFTGGTGALSKAGSGDVLAGLICALLAQGYAPREAAETAVFVHGTAGARATEPGGVASYGLIPELLIEAVRTFRAERANV, encoded by the coding sequence ATGCGGAAAATCTTTGCCAAATGCGCGTCGCTCGACGCGCGCTGCCGAAGCGAATACGGACTTACCGAAGACATTATGATGGAAAACGCGGCGGCGGCGCTTGAAGCCGAAGTCCGCCGCTTTCTCTCTGCACAACCGAACGGTATGCAGCCGTGCGGTACGCAGCCGAACAGTACGCAGCCGTGCAGCGGACAGTTGCAGTCGCTCAAAACGCAGCCGTGCGGCGGACAGTTGCAGTCGCTCAAAACGCTGCCGTGCGGCGGCCAATCGTGCGGCGCGGCGGACGTCCTGATCGTAACCGGAAGCGGCAACAACGGAGCCGACGGCTGGGCACTCGCGCGACGGCTGACCGGTACCTGTATCCCGGCGATTTATCCGGTGAAAGAACCCGCTTCCGCACAATGCATCGCACAGGCAGCCCGTGCCGAAAAAAGCGGCGTACGCGTCGTCCGGACGATTGTCCCTTGCCGCGTATTGGTCGAATGCATTTCGGGCAGCGGATTTTCCGGAAAACCGGCACCGGAAACGGAAGCACTGCTCACCGAGTTGAACGGCACGAACGCGTACCGCATCGCGTGCGACGTGCCGTGCGGCGTGGACGGCAGGGGAACCGTAAACGGCACCGCGTTCAACGCCGACGTTACCGTTACGATGGGCGCGCTCAAAACGGCGCTCGTAAGCGACGAAGCCAAAGATCATATCGGAAGCATTATCGTCGCCGACCTCGGAATCGGACGCGCCCGATACGAAAACACGGCAACGGACGCGCACACCGGCGCCGGCGTTTTGCCCGGAACGAGCGATGCGGCAGGAGCACAAAGCCGGGACGCCGTACCCGATGCCCCCGCGGCACCCGACTCGGCTGAAGCGCCCGCCGCGCCGTTTTCCGTACCGGAACCGGAACTGTTTCTGCTAGAACGAGGCGACGTCCGCCTGCCGCTCAGAACGGGACGCAACACCTGGAAAAACGCGTTCGGCCACTGCGCCGTTTTTTCGGGAGAAAAAGACGGCGCTTCGATACTCGCCGCAAGCGCCGCGCTCGCGTTCGGCGCGGGACTGGCAACGCTGGTTCAAACACTGAAACGCCCCGTCCGCTGCCCGCCGAGCATCATGTACGGCGAAACACTGCCGGAAAGCACGACGGCGCTCCTTGCGGGGCCGGGGCTCGGTGCCGGAACGGAATCCGCCGTTACGCACATTGCCGCGCGGCCGGAACTTCCCTGCGTACTCGACGCGGATATGCTCAGACATCCGGCACTAAAAACGCTGCTGGAAAACCGCCGCGCCGGGTGCGTCGTTACACCGCACCCGGGCGAACTGCGCGCGCTGCTTGAACGGTGCGGCTTCGGGGAACCGAGCGCCGAAGACATACGGAAACACCGGATCGAATTACTGCGCGCATTCTGCGCGCGCTACCCGAACGTAACGCTCGTCTCCAAAGGCGCGAACACGTTCGTCGCCGACGCACAGCGGATTTCGGTCTTTACCGGCGGAACGGGCGCCCTTTCAAAAGCAGGCAGCGGAGACGTTCTGGCGGGACTTATCTGCGCGCTGCTCGCCCAAGGGTATGCGCCGCGGGAAGCGGCGGAAACGGCGGTGTTCGTCCACGGAACGGCGGGCGCCCGCGCGACGGAACCGGGCGGAGTCGCCTCCTACGGGCTTATCCCGGAACTGCTCATCGAAGCGGTGCGGACGTTCCGAGCGGAACGGGCGAACGTTTAA
- a CDS encoding S-ribosylhomocysteine lyase, whose translation MEKIASFTVDHLRLEPGLYVSRIDTFGGAPITTFDIRMTSPNDEPVMNTAEIHTIEHLGATFLRNHPDFKAKTVYFGPMGCRTGFYLLLAGSYTSRAAVPLITELFEFVRDFCGAVPGASAKDCGNYLDMNLPMAKLLAKRFLDATLYGITDAHLNYPD comes from the coding sequence ATGGAAAAAATTGCAAGTTTTACGGTCGATCATCTGCGGCTGGAACCGGGCTTGTACGTTTCCCGGATTGATACGTTCGGCGGCGCGCCGATCACGACGTTCGATATACGCATGACCAGTCCGAACGACGAGCCGGTTATGAATACGGCCGAAATTCATACGATAGAACATTTGGGCGCGACGTTTTTGCGCAATCATCCTGATTTTAAGGCGAAGACGGTGTACTTCGGGCCGATGGGCTGCCGAACGGGGTTTTACCTGCTGTTAGCCGGCTCGTATACGTCGCGCGCCGCAGTGCCGCTGATAACCGAACTGTTCGAGTTCGTCCGTGATTTTTGCGGAGCGGTTCCGGGCGCTTCGGCAAAGGATTGCGGTAATTATCTGGACATGAATCTGCCGATGGCAAAATTGCTTGCGAAACGTTTTTTGGACGCGACGCTGTACGGTATTACCGACGCGCACTTGAATTATCCCGATTAA